One window of Plasmodium falciparum 3D7 genome assembly, chromosome: 7 genomic DNA carries:
- a CDS encoding ubiquitin carboxyl-terminal hydrolase, putative produces the protein MFNNNEEEEDNYRRRRGSVNSSDSDLENGTNEGMNNFNNYSNFNRYHEQNINSCEIDEICVDDSNDDSSSKYNDRDNIDNNFEINTNIDFDGMYNYKNLRPVNENEIELVVDNFFEKIRNNEEVYSEWKICPNFIFRILFIAKSRANNFIYPVASSFIETIPKDDWVSDWGFSNVQYYIILINIADYRKSYYKIDHFNFNHLNTDRGWHNFVPFEKLREPGFISENGEIILRAGVFPFGSESYKNSRDINYDSKMRTGFVGLKNHGATCYMNALLQLLYHINIFRKAVCMMIFNIENIIGKKTLKFFKNKFHKKKRKYKKKHHRFSKHILPLNNNPHYHHDNNYDNNNNNNNISNNNNNISNILFQNVRGYESDNCMGLENNQDAQYLKKETKKQNVEMNDQMDEQKEDDNIHISNKTSNKLNPVSYNTREKIKNIKSDYDVAIHNNNNTNKYSSKDILLSPSSIPIYSNHDNIVEEKQKEGSLILPNGSCHKLNNVAIKDIPYEGTSNEKNTTNNNNNYNNNNNNRNNNRSNNRSNNRNNNRNNNRSNNRNNNRNNNRNNNSSKSPLLLRDESFSKEQNNTTNSLIDSDTNNNEKNNKYNHKYNNNNNNNMCDNNNYQYEIKNYKKHTYSNVSSSDPSIENTRINDKGNDNANFTCHTNNSNTNEVSKHGKKSKKKSLHDAKKNLKKKKKIIKYANNERKYENNAENIENFESADNAESMENGISQVSSSDNFSNISNISRKKKKKYSSNSKSNLLINNKKMKNHASLSASKINNHDGEYDMTSGHPIGNMNNTENINNIDSMNSINKIYELHSDEQLMKDNRDVDGDDYGDGHTNNHVNIHDEENYYDTNINNRYNFNYSDSDLSVISITSSGSSAYVSCSSSSSSYYYKKKKSNKHGKSKEVDYKNILLEEENEKKNILPTSLALQNLFYKLHTVNEAVSCKELIRSFGWDASDVFTQQDTHELLKLLLDKVEEQMKGTVVEGSVKKMFEGEVETYIECLDIDYKSIRKETYEDIQLDVQGCNNIYESLDKAIEAEILEGDNIYETDGYGKQKAKKGMRFLSFPNICIFLLKRFTFDLQRMETVKLNNRFEFYKELDLSKYCNKSGSQYVLQAVSVHQGNMNSGHYYSFSYKHNENFWLKCDDDKIFRVSEYSVINDNFGGYDLNLDNDLYDFDISDKIKQRLKNYSAYMLVYVKKSLIPKLIKECDPAVVNPQVVKRCRLEEIINKKRYKLKDEILEYVKIRVFDKYSYVHKSFHDLPPYGIPSLFNIKFDRSKTVIEAFYKILKIIKRIYARKSDKHKARMLKRINKNNIHKSITNVKVAHDDDVKKNEPTHDKIKTCEKDISNDASNKKSPTNNNKNNTSSSISISSNKMDTMRNTRHSCYDINSHEKKEESEENEENADNNKDERIISNVGEKKNRNINYNNNNNNNNNNNMNVDKIHDRYKETYSKHMKEKSKDEKDIYNNVLIKNESNHDNKEIINCNNHSNIIDNESNHSDYYDSEYYDSDTSSISFSSSYTSSGDSSSSISSVPSCCTVKSLDKYIKHITKNKLTNIKAEPHVINDNTSPTNNVQPTNNNTLYSYVSCSSNSDGDSSSSSYDHLKKKKCFYVLLSSNDIHRYYPLDMKMHSNIYLYDLFKKTNKESNDLFPTIDVLYLPYNKRTMISSKNYNNIDNNNDNINNKDNINDNINNNNNNNNNNINNNNNNNNNNYRTKTALFIFKYFDIYAEEKINDSSLICLDFIHCDIHLKPKQLELRLIQKILKAMEKGYITKYNYDLLKNYINNEYFYSDDPLNFKIFVEYKNKCNLIKNKKIIAHNKISPGDILIFNFLSNMNLEKKKNFMQRLGMRKEDLYIEDENYPSYNIDANSNTLSKVLYKKFKLIQKIYNSCYIINNKNGIYYKILFDTDKNDNNKKNIHSNKYIISSNNDNNVYTTNMDKEKNINTHHIKNENDTQTKNLYNQKNKTNHNELLNDNYFERFNDNHKQEEKNKTNMYLNQNACTSKNEKDVYIYNDDQDYTRDANYFNFIPSCERVAKMNSGKNQNRNIINTYDKGDRHNKNEIHDQNDVYDNKKNEDSDSVILCNEDENISSSVSYKLHDRYIMDKSNNNNNNKNKNNIYQHNDIPSNMNFNIFNINKDNLCYEEVMKLYQYLKNYGSQLERNNITFTYTLLNENMLQEIKESSFYNQKKKEQILKKNKNIQILNDEGINICRDYQYPFYSPPTSDVCTDEDNNNNNNNNNNNNNNNDNTCSSSCSNVHFRRKQKRKKQTNLDNPNEIYNNKDNKQINQHRNQKDIIKTQNCISPYNNNYYIKENDNNNNNNNDNLRISQGSKKKIVDIKKVSSINNISTSNNLNSSNEHNIYNEIMVKCDSDISMCSSANSCLTYTSESTDFYLYPAEELVEFEYAQEIFDHKKKKIKKKKLKKTKKKKKNQNIKNQESSILSNSNDEQDDDKKLRHSKILSVHKNSMTNLDDDKRNGNNNDELINDLFDAEKEKYISKDATSNSFNKNKERDNNVRRLSNVHVENMGDTYDITKGDLKKRTRDIEKGMGTNVNNNVNNNVNNNVNNNVNNNVDNMSSIYEENTTKAQILIKDEFLYTNKNMTDSKEVPKSQIINENNMNNTVFSKEGLLNNELCKRSLYVEGINEKDKKNDNNNSNNVVNDKMEEQGTTQLKDNNINGGDDDDDDNDNDNDDNDDNDANNNDNNNDDGIKRTNSRSHRIIKKCGGVPHKEEPILPFYVICDYVDFIERKYYVNKIRFKLYDPIYQLGKYKNCAGILLKKNIKKNFPNYIDSHFLFLKRELLKIDLDIDIRCPTKQILKHVCYKLNIDPTHILIYSFPPLTSPVNYSSYNIDSFTYKTDHTDYSNYQKHNNVVQYGQAPFDALLKQHSMLLEHHPMTENKTFCLSILPFHYKYTSRLYPIERPKYFYYVIHLFNAHVQSVAAFTGHIKIKKEINDDMKTHEKLYEQNEQDLNSDYSSSLSENSSSTIVNNEYITDNYTTVQDLIDKIKLEINPYLKKRGIDIKQKFRLLYSFGPQIRYLHSDEYLVEIDFVKSNPIKNSYVAPIRMEPDFSDEQKEMIKRNELKVIHVFNQTPSKEIFGYSFDVLVEPNDNMQDIKHKIKKRTLLPKYIFDKITFFEFENGQRIWRSNDDTINWSNKDYAILIGEHHAPSQSKAQMGMKIA, from the exons atgtttaataataatgaagaagaagaagacaATTATAGAAGACGTAGGGGAAGCGTAAATTCATCAGACAGTGATTTAGAAAACGGTACGAACGAAGGtatgaataattttaataattatagtaatTTTAATCGGTATCATGAACAGAACATAAATTCATGTGAAATCGATGAGATTTGTGTTGATGATAGTAATGatgatagtagtagtaaatataatgatagagacaatatagataataactTTGAgattaatacaaatatagaTTTTGATggtatgtataattataagaaTTTAAGACCagtaaatgaaaatgaaatagAATTAGTTGTTGATAATTTCtttgaaaaaataagaaataatgaagaagtaTATTCTGAATGGAAAATATGtccaaattttatatttagaatattatttatagctAAATCAAGAgctaataattttatatatccaGTTGCTTCTTCTTTTATAGAAACGATTCCAAAAGATGATTGGGTTAGTGATTGGGGTTTTAGTAATGttcaatattatattatattaataaatattgcTGATTATAGGaaatcatattataaaattgatcattttaattttaatcatTTAAATACTGATAGAGGATGGCATAATTTTGTTCCTTTCGAAAAATTAAGAGAACCAGGTTTTATAAGTGAAAATGGAGAAATCATTTTAAGAGCTGGTGTTTTTCCATTTGGTTCAGAatcttataaaaatagtaGAGATATTAATTATGATAGTAAAATGAGAACAGGTTTTGTTGGATTAAAGAATCATGGAGCTACATGTTATATGAATGCTTTACTTCAacttttatatcatatcaatatttttagGAAAGCTGTATGTATGATGATatttaatatagaaaatattataggGAAAAAAActttaaaatttttcaaGAATAAATttcataagaaaaaaagaaaatataaaaagaagcACCACAGGTTTAGCAAACATATTTTACCTTTAAATAATAACCCGCATTATCATCATGACAacaattatgataataataataataataataatattagtaataataataataatattagtaatatattatttcaaaatGTCAGAGGATATGAGAGTGACAATTGTATGGGATTAGAAAATAATCAAGATGcacaatatttaaaaaaagaaacaaaaaaacaaaatgttGAAATGAATGATCAAATGGATGAACAAAAAGAAGATGATAATATCcatatatcaaataaaacATCTAATAAACTAAATCCTGTTTCTTATAATAcaagagaaaaaataaaaaatattaaatctGATTATGATGTAgctattcataataataataatacaaataaatattcttctaaagatatattattatcaccttCTTCAATACCTATATATTCAAATCATGATAACATTGTTgaggaaaaacaaaaagaggGATCTCTCATATTACCTAATGGCTCATgtcataaattaaataatgtgGCAATAAAGGATATACCCTATGAAGGCACatcaaatgaaaagaatacaaccaacaataataataattataataataataataataatagaaataataatagaagtAATAATAGAAGtaataatagaaataataatagaaataataatagaagtAATAACAGAAATAATAacagaaataataatagaaataataatagtagtaagaGTCCCTTATTATTAAGGGATGAATCTTTTTCAaaggaacaaaataatacTACAAATAGTTTAATAGACAGCGATACTAATAACAacgaaaaaaataacaaatataatcacaaatataataataataataataataatatgtgtgataataataattatcagtatgaaataaaaaattataagaaacATACATATTCAAATGTTTCCTCATCAGATCCATCTATCGAAAATACAAGAATTAATGATAAGGGAAATGATAATGCCAATTTCACTTGTCATACCAATAATTCAAATACTAACGAAGTATCCAAACATGggaaaaaaagcaaaaagaAAAGTCTACATGATGCtaaaaagaatttaaaaaaaaaaaagaaaattattaaatatgcaaataatgaaagaaaatatgaaaataatgcagaaaatattgaaaattttGAAAGTGCAGATAATGCAGAGAGTATGGAAAATGGGATATCGCAAGTATCCTCTTCTGACAACTTTTCTAATATATCCAACATTtctcgaaaaaaaaaaaaaaaatattcatctaATAGTAAATCAAATctcttaataaataataaaaaaatgaagaatcaTGCTTCATTAAGTGCATCTAAAATTAATAACCATGATGGTGAATATGATATGACAAGTGGACATCCTATTGGGAATATGAACAATActgaaaatattaacaatattgATAGTATGAATAgcattaataaaatttatgagTTACACAGTGATGAGCAACTCATGAAAGATAATCGTGATGTTGATGGGGATGATTATGGTGATGGTCACACTAATAATCACGTTAATATTcatgatgaagaaaattattatgacACAAATATAAACAACAGATACAATTTTAATTACTCAGACAGTGACTTATCCGTCATATCAATTACCTCTTCAGGTTCGTCAGCTTATGTGTCGTGctcatcttcttcatcatcttattattataaaaagaaaaaatcgaATAAACATGGCAAATCAAAAGAAGtagattataaaaatattctccTAGAAGAAGAGAAtgagaagaaaaatattcttcCAACGTCTTTAGCGttacaaaatttattttataaattacataCGGTAAATGAAGCTGTTTCTTGTAAAGAATTGATACGATCATTTGGCTGGGATGCGAGTGATGTATTTACTCAACAAGATACACACGagttattaaaattattgttAGATAAGGTTGAAGAACAGATGAAAGGTACGGTAGTTGAAGGTTCAGTAAAAAAGATGTTTGAAGGTGAAGTGGAAACATATATTGAATGTTTAGATATAGATTATAAAAGTATAAGAAAAGAAACATATGAAGATATCCAATTAGATGTTCAAggatgtaataatatatacgaATCATTAGATAAAGCTATTGAAGCTGAAATTTTAGAAGgagataatatttatgaaacGGATGGTTATGGTAAACAGAAAGCTAAAAAAGGAATGCGATTCTTAAGCTTTcctaatatatgtatatttttattaaaacgaTTTACATTTGATTTACAAAGAATGGAAAcagtaaaattaaataatcgTTTCGAATTTTATAAAGAATTAGATTTATCAAAATACTGTAATAAAAGTGGAAGTCAATATGTACTACAAGCAGTTTCGGTTCATCAAGGAAACATGAACAGTggtcattattattcatttagTTATAAGCATAATGAAAATTTCTGGCTAAAAtgtgatgatgataaaatttTTAGAGTCAGTGAATATTCTGTtattaatgataattttGGTGGCTATGATTTAAATTTAGATAACGATTTATACGATTTCGATATATcggataaaataaaacaaaggCTAAAAAATTATAGTGCATATATGTTAGTATATGTTAAAAAGTCCTTAATACCAAAACTAATTAAAGAATGTGATCCAGCTGTTGTAAATCCTCAAGTTGTTAAAAGATGTAGACTAGAAGAAatcattaataaaaaaagatataaactTAAAGATGAAATTCTTGAATATGTTAAAATAAGAGtttttgataaatattcCTATGTTCATAAATCTTTTCACGACCTTCCACCATATGGTATCCCATCATTATTCAATATCAAATTTGATCGTAGTAAAACGGTCATTGAagcattttataaaatattaaaaattattaagagGATATATGCTAGGAAGAGCGATAAACACAAAGCTAGGATgttaaaaagaattaataaaaataatattcataagtCTATAACCAATGTGAAAGTAGCACACGATGACGATGTTAAGAAAAATGAACCAACacatgataaaataaaaacatgtgAAAAGGATATATCTAATGATgcttcaaataaaaaatctcccaccaataataataaaaataatactagTAGTAGTATTAGTATTAGTAGTAACAAAATGGATACAATGAGAAATACGCGCCATAGTTGTTATGATATAAATTCACATGAGAAGAAAGAAGAATCAGAAgagaatgaagaaaatgcagataataataaagatgaaaGAATTATATCCAATGTTggggaaaagaaaaatcgaaatattaattataataataataataataataataataataataatatgaatgttGACAAAATACATGATCGTTATAAAGAAACATATTCTAAAcatatgaaagaaaaaagtaaagatgaaaaagatatatataataatgttctaataaaaaatgaaagtaatcatgataataaagaaataataaattgtaataatCATAGTAACATAATAGATAACGAAAGTAATCATagtgattattatgatagtGAATATTATGATAGTGATACGTCATCTATTAGTTTCTCATCCTCATATACTTCATCGGGTGATTCTTCATCTTCTATATCATCTGTACCTTCATGTTGTACTGTAAAATCattagataaatatataaaacatataacaaaaaacaaattgACAAATATTAAAGCCGAACCACATGtgataaatgataatacatCACCAACTAATAATGTCCAACCCACAAATAACAATACATTGTATTCATATGTGTCATGTTCATCAAATTCTGACGGTGATTCCTCTTCATCATCCTAtgatcatttaaaaaaaaagaaatgtttCTATGTTTTGTTATCATCGAATGATATACATCGTTATTATCCTTTAGATATGAAAATgcatagtaatatatatttatatgatttgtTTAAAAAGACAAATAAAGAATCGAATGATTTATTTCCTACAATAGATGTATTGTATTTGCCTTATAATAAAAGGACGATGATATcatcaaaaaattataacaacattgataataataatgataatattaataataaagataatattaatgataatattaataataataataataataataataataatatcaataataataataataataataataataattatagaaCCAAAACCGCGctttttatattcaaatattttgatatttaTGCAGAAGAGAAAATCAATGATTCATCTCTCATATGCTTAGACTTTATACATTGCGATATACATCTAAAACCTAAACAATTAGAACTCAGATTAATTCAGAAGATTTTAAAAGCTATGGAAAAAGGATATATCactaaatataattatgatttattaaaaaattatattaataatgaatatttttattcagaTGATCCCTTAAATTTTAAGATATTtgtagaatataaaaataaatgtaatttaatcaaaaataaaaaaattatagcacataataaaatatcacCTGGTgatattttgatttttaatttcttaaGTAATAtgaatttagaaaaaaaaaaaaattttatgcaAAGATTAGGTATGAGAAAAgaagatttatatatagaagatgaaaattatccatcatataatatagatgCTAATTCTAATACTTTATCTAAGgttctttataaaaaattcaaactcatacaaaaaatatataattcttgttatataattaataataaaaatggtatatattacaaaatattattcgatacagataaaaatgataataacaaaaaaaacatccatagtaataaatatattatttctagtAATAATGACAACAATGTTTACACAACAAATATggataaggaaaaaaatataaatacgcatcatataaaaaatgaaaacgaTACACAAactaaaaatttatataatcaaaaaaataaaacgaaCCACAACgaattattaaatgataacTATTTTGAACGTTTTAATGATAATCACAAGCAGgaagaaaagaataaaactaatatgtatttaaatCAAAATGCATGTACAtctaaaaatgaaaaagatgtgtatatttataatgatgatcAAGATTATACAAGAGATGCCAactattttaattttataccTTCATGTGAAAGGGTTGCTAAAATGAATTCAGGGAAAAATCAAAATAGAAACATTATTAATACGTATGATAAAGGTGATAggcataataaaaatgaaatacatGATCAAAATGatgtatatgataataaaaaaaatgaagattcAGATAGTGTTATACTTTGTAATGAAGACGAAAATATATCATCTTCAGTATCATATAAACTACATGACAGATATATCATGGacaaaagtaataataataataataataaaaataaaaataatatatatcaacatAATGATATACCAAGTAACAtgaattttaatatatttaatataaataaagataatttaTGTTATGAAGAAGTTATGAAATTATATcagtatttaaaaaattacgGTTCACAATtagaaagaaataatattacatttacatataccttattaaatgaaaacatGTTACAAGAAATAAAGGAAAgttctttttataatcaaaaaaaaaaagaacaaattttaaaaaaaaataaaaatatccagatattaaatgatgaaggaataaatatatgtagagACTATCAATATCCTTTTTATAGTCCTCCCACATCTGATGTATGTACCGACGaagataataacaataataacaataataacaataataacaacaataataatgacaatacTTGTAGTAGTAGTTGTAGTAATGTACACTTTAGAAGAAAACagaaaagaaagaaacaAACAAATCTTGACAACCCAAAcgaaatttataataataaagataataaacaaataaatcaaCATAGAAATCAAAaggatattataaaaactcAGAATTGTATTTctccatataataataattattacattaaagaaaatgataataataataataataataatgataatttacGAATTAGTCAAGGtagtaagaaaaaaattgtagatataaaaaaagttaGTAGTATCAATAATATATCCACatctaataatttaaattcatcaaatgaacataatatatataatgaaattatGGTGAAATGTGATTCTGATATATCCATGTGTTCATCTGCCAACTCTTGTTTGACTTATACATCAGAAAGTACAGATTTCTATTTATATCCAGCAGAGGAACTTGTGGAATTTGAGTACGCACAAGAAATATTTGatcataaaaagaaaaaaatcaaaaagaaaaaattaaagaagacgaagaaaaaaaaaaaaaatcaaaatataaaaaatcaaGAATCATCTATACTATCCAATTCAAATGATGAACAAGATGATGATAAGAAATTGAGACATTCAAAAATTTTAAGTGTACATAAAAATAGTATGACAAATCTTGACGATGATAAAAGAAATGgaaacaataatgatgaactCATAAATGATTTATTCGATgcggaaaaagaaaaatatatatccaagGATGCCACATCAAAtagttttaataaaaataaagaaagagATAATAATGTACGTAGATTATCAAATGTTCATGTTGAAAATATGGGAGATACATATGATATAACAAAGggagatttaaaaaaaagaacacgTGATATAGAGAAAGGTATGGGTactaatgtaaataataatgtaaataacaATGTAAATAACAATGTAAATAACAATGTAAATAACAATGTGGATAATATGTCTTctatatatgaagaaaacaCTACAAAGGCACAAATATTGATAAAAgatgaatttttatatacgaACAAAAATATGACGGACAGTAAGGAAGTTCCTAAATCGCAAATAATTAAtgagaataatatgaataatactGTGTTTTCTAAAGAGggtttattaaataatgaattgTGTAAAAGGTCTTTATATGTGGAAGGTATCAatgaaaaggataaaaagaatgataataataacagtaACAATGTTGTTAATGATAAGATGGAGGAACAAGGAACTACCCAACTaaaggataataatattaatggtggtgatgatgatgatgatgataatgataatgataatgatgataatgatgataatgatgctaataataatgataataataatgatgatggtataaaaagaacaaattCTCGAAGTCatagaattataaaaaaatgtggAGGGGTTCCACACAAAGAAGAACCGATTTTGCCATTTTATGTCATCTGTGACTATGTAGATTTTATTGAGCGTAAATATTATGTTAATAAAATACGgtttaaattatatgatcCAATTTATCAAttaggaaaatataaaaattgtgcaggaatattattaaaaaagaatataaagaaGAATTTTCCTAATTATATTGATTCtcactttttatttttaaaaagagaattattaaaaattgatTTAGATATAGATATAAGATGTCCaacaaaacaaatattaaaacatgtatgttataaattaaatatagatCCTactcatatattaatatattcatttccCCCTTTAACAAGTCCTGTTAATTattcttcatataatatagattcttttacatataaaacaGATCATACAGATTATTCTAATTAtcaaaaacataataatgtGGTACAATATGGACAAGCACCATTTGATGCTTTATTAAAACAACATTCTATGTTACTAGAACATCATCCAATGACAGAAAATAAAACCTTCTGTTTGTCTATTTTACCatttcattataaatatacatccAGATTATATCCTATAGAAAGacctaaatatttttattatgttatacaTTTATTCAATGCACATGTACAATCAGTGGCTGCTTTCACTGgacatattaaaattaaaaaagaaataaatgatgatatgaAAACACATGAAAAATTgtatgaacaaaatgaacaAGATTTAAATAGCGATTATTCATCATCACTTTCTGAAAATTCTAGTAGTACAATTGtcaataatgaatatattacaGATAATTATACTACTGTACAAGACTTAATTGATAAAATCAAATTAGAAATAAACCCATACCTAAAAAAAAGAGGTATagatataaaacaaaaatttagGTTGCTATATTCGTTTGGACCACAAATCAGGTATCTACATTCTGATGAGTATCTGGTAGAAATTGATTTTGTAAAATCAAATCCAATCAAAAATTCGTACGTTGCACCCATAAGAATGGAGCCTGACTTTTCGGACGAACAAAAGGAAATGATTAAACGGAACGAATTGAAG GTAATTCATGTTTTTAATCAAACCCCATCAAAAGAAATATTCGGTTACAGTTTTGACGTCCTTGTGGAG cCAAATGATAATATGCAGGATATAAAgcataaaataaagaaacgAACATTACttcctaaatatatatttgataaaatTACATTTTTCGAATTTGAAAATGGTCAAAGGATATGGAGATCTAATGATGATACCATAAACTGGAGTAATAAAGACTATGCTATTCTTAtag gaGAACATCATGCACCATCTCAATCAAAAGCTCAAATGGGAATGAAAATAGCATAA